Within Triticum dicoccoides isolate Atlit2015 ecotype Zavitan chromosome 1B, WEW_v2.0, whole genome shotgun sequence, the genomic segment GGGCTCCGGATGCGTTCGCTTTCTATGAGCGCCAGGTGTTCGACGCATTGCCACTTCGCGAGGGAAATGCTGCCGCGCCGTGATTCTTCTTGGTGTGTCTGCAATGTTGGAAAGCGAGGCAACGTTCACTCATGCCGTTGATTCTTTGTTTTGCAGGGACGGTGGTGGCACAGAAGAAACCCAATTTGCAGCCGCCGGCGCTGTCGTGGTCGTCCATCCCGCTCGACCTGGCTGGCCTGGTGCTCCGCCTGCTCCCCGCGCACGCCGACCGTGCCCGCTTCGCGTCAGTGTGCCCGCAGTGGCGTGCCGCCGCGAGGCAGCAGCTGCTGCCACCGCCACTGCCGCTGCTTGCGCTCCCTGATGGCACCTTCTACAGCCTCCCCTATACCAAGCCCTTCCGTTTCCCTGGCTGCGGCTTCGCCGGGTACCAGAGTGCCTGCGGCAGCTGGCTTGTCTTCCCCCGCGACGACGGGTGCTTCCTGGTTGATCCCTTCTCTAGGGAAACAgtgacgctccctcctctctccagcGTCCGACTCCGGCCTCCAAATGCAGTCGCTAAATGGTCGTATGAGCATGGGGCAAAAGTAGCTGACCCTTATGTCACATGGATGCATATGAAGGACTCAGACAAGCTGCACATAAGTAAGCTAGTCGTGTGCTCACCAAATCTTGTTGCTGCCCTTGTCGGCATTGGATACACCAGTCAGATTCTAATGTGCCAGCCAGGGGCCTTGTCGTGGTCAGTACGTGCGTACGATCGGTGCAAGAGGTTTGAAGACATGTCATTCTACCAGGGCAAGCTCTACGCCCTCACCAAAGGCAAGAACCTTCTTGTGGTGAACATCAGCGACGACCATAGCACCGGGGATCCACAGGTTTCTCGTATTGGACAAGCCATCAAGGGTGATCCATGGTATTCAATTGCGTTCACCAACAACACTATGCTCTGCAAGAAGCTCTACCTGGTTGAATCCTGTGGGGCACTGCTGATGGTACGCAGGACGATTGTGTGCCGGGTTCCTGAACCTGGGCTGTATAGTGAAGCTGTTGCTGGATGGAGTGCGTTTGAGGTTTTCAAGGCTGACTTTGAGCATTCGCGGTGGGTCAGTGTGTCTACCGTGGGGGCTAACCAGGTGTTGTTTCTAGGGCGAAGGTGCTCCAGGGCTGTGTCCTTGTCTCCGTATGGGGTCCTGGGTGCAGGTGATCAGATCTCGTTCTTGGATGATGATGAGGAAAATCGTATGGAGTATGGGTATGGCTATGACAAGGAGAACGCTTCTTTTGGCACCTATGACATAAGATCTGGCGGGTTCAGTTCTGTTCACCCAAAGATTTCATGGAAGCGTGGCGATGAAATGCGTCTGGCAGCATGGCTCTTCCCTCATGACTGAACTGCTGTTATTTCTATGCAAGCTGCTACCAGGTTATCAGACCGTGCTATAGATGTTATTGTTCAGTGGTTATTTTGCAAGCTGCTCATATGTTATCTATCTTACCATGGTATGTATGGTAGTTACTGGTTGGTATGGTGTTCAGTGAACCCATTCAAGCCATGAAATGCATTAGCAGTACTGGTATGGTTATCAGCACTAATGCCTGAACTCATTACGGTGGTTACTATTCAACTTGTTAACTGCATCGGTTTTCAACTAGTACCGTGGTTGTTTCTGTGCCTACAAATATGGTCTGTTTTACATGAACTAGGTTACTCTGTTAGCTGCAGAGCATCAGTAATCGTCTGAAGTAATTATGGTTGTTACTGTCTAAATTGTTATTGCATTGGTTTTCAGCTAGTGCCGTGGTTGTTGTGCATATGGAAGATTtgcgatgtttttggcatggtggcCTCTGACTCCCTATAGTGGTAGATTTGCTTTGTGCTCAAGTAGATATCTTGTGATGAGCCTTGTGCAGCTGTGTGATTTGAACACATATGTCAGGATTTTTTTCAAGTATGGAACATTTTTTGCTGTCTACACGGTTATGTATTAGACAGTGGAACATGTTTATAGATAATATTTTGAATTGAATATCTTTATTTGACATTTGCATTCGAAAACAATACTGAGTCATTTGCATGAGATTTGCTTTTAATTTTTCGGTGAGTACAATATGTTTTCTAAAAAGAAAATCCTCTGCCCTCACTCCCCTTCTGCGTTTGCTGGGTTACCCAATAATCATTTTTGTTTTGGTCTTTTACTTTCCTTTCTattccctcttctctcttttttgtacttttatttttatattttttatatctcTTATCTTGTATTTATTTGTTTATCATCTTCTTTTAATTATATTTTGTATGTTTCTTGCCTTTTGCTTATACATAAGCCGTTGATGTTTACTTTACAAAATGTTTCAGGTGATAGTTTCTTATTGGGTGATTTAAAAAATAATTTGTTTATTGATGAATTGATCAATATAGGTTTTTTTAATAGAAGTATGTGTTGTTTGGTCAAAAGAGGTAAAATCAGCATAGTGTAACTTCTATAAAAAAAAGGCATGACGGAGAAGATAAACACATTTATTTATTTTGCGGGAGAAGATAAACATATTTCATAGACTAACActtaaacaaaacaaaaaatccatATGGAATATTAATGCTTGTATGCCTAAATATATCTTTCCAGACCTTCAGCATATTAGAACCATTTTTCACGACCGAATTTGTTGCAATTATATTATA encodes:
- the LOC119349557 gene encoding F-box protein SKIP23-like, which translates into the protein MAAEEISHWQPVRSWSSIPLDLAGMVLRLLHSYANRARFAAVWFARGGTVVAQKKPNLQPPALSWSSIPLDLAGLVLRLLPAHADRARFASVCPQWRAAARQQLLPPPLPLLALPDGTFYSLPYTKPFRFPGCGFAGYQSACGSWLVFPRDDGCFLVDPFSRETVTLPPLSSVRLRPPNAVAKWSYEHGAKVADPYVTWMHMKDSDKLHISKLVVCSPNLVAALVGIGYTSQILMCQPGALSWSVRAYDRCKRFEDMSFYQGKLYALTKGKNLLVVNISDDHSTGDPQVSRIGQAIKGDPWYSIAFTNNTMLCKKLYLVESCGALLMVRRTIVCRVPEPGLYSEAVAGWSAFEVFKADFEHSRWVSVSTVGANQVLFLGRRCSRAVSLSPYGVLGAGDQISFLDDDEENRMEYGYGYDKENASFGTYDIRSGGFSSVHPKISWKRGDEMRLAAWLFPHD